TTTCCCGCGATGAAAGGATCATCCTGTTCGAGATTGAATTTTTTTACAGAATAAATTTTTGCATTCGAAGGAATTGGAAGCACCGGCGGATCATTGGCCAGCCACATGTATTGAATTTCTGACCGGAGAAAAACGCGGTAGTAATCTTTTTCCGTCATTCCACCCCATGCAAACATTCCCCGGTGATATTGCCACACCTGGAAGATAAGCAGGCAGGAGAGCGGAAGAATGAAAATAAAAGAAAGTAGAATGCGAAAAATAGTTCCAATGGATGAAAGAAAAATGCAGAAGAGAATAACGAAGAACGGTGTGAATTCCACGAGGGGGCGCATACCGAATGCGCCGGAATAATTCCATGCCCACCACGATGAGATGACCCATACTGCTGCAATGAAAAAAGAGAGGAAAGAAAAAAAACGAAATTTATTTTTCAGGAACAATGGAATGATCCCGATAAAACAAATCAGCAGCAAAGGCGAATAAATGAACGCACCGTTATTGAAACTGAACAAACACTGAAAAAAATGCGGGTGAAGAAAATCAAATCCTTCTTTCGAATACGCATAGACGAACCATCGCCCCGACTGCGCATGGTAATAAAGTAATTGCGGGATCAGCGCAGACGCAAATGTGAGAAGAGGATAAATGAGTTTTGCTTTCAGGTGCAGAATATTTACCGCGAAAATTTTTAATGCAGATAAATTTTCTGCAAGGAACGGCAGACTTAAAATGATCAACGCATTTACAGGGCGAATGGCAATGATCAGCCCGGTGATGAGCGAGAGGAAAATAAATTTCTTCGGAGTAAAATTATTTATCGCTGAATGTGCGAGATAAATGAAAATGCAGAACATGCTGTAAGAATACACATGTGTCATTGCCGGTTCCCACAGGACATATTCGAAAAGATTGGTTCCGAAAAAAACAAGTGCGATGGAAATGGAAATTGAAATTTCATTGATGCCCGTTCTTCTCAGGTAACGGAGCAGGAAAAACGTTCCGAGTAAAAAATAAAAAAGCGCTGCAGCTTCCATCGCCACACGGTAGGGCGCCGAATAGCCGTCGGCCGCATCGCCGCTCATTTTTGCATACGCATGCCCGCAAAGAAAAAACGGCGCAGCAAGTAGTGCTTCACCCGCAAAATATTTGTTCACCGGTTTTCCATCGAAGAGGTTGCAGAAACCGCATTCACCGGTGTGAACGAGAGGAGGATATTTTTCCTGCAGCGCATTGATGAAATCAAAACGCAGATCATGATAAATAAAAGTTGCAGGCAGGTAAGAATAATACCCGATCGCATCTCCGCTTATTACCTGCTGTGCGTGGAAGGGTTTCCAGATCTGCTGCGAAGAATAGCGGAAAGAAAAAATAACAATGAAAACGAGCAGTAATTCAGGTCCTCTCCTGAAAGATGAAATGTGCGAAAAAAAATTTTTCATTTTTCCGCCGTTCATTTATTCGAATTCTTTCCGGTCGGGATCTACCAGCACGGCGGCATCTTCGAATTTCGCTTCTACAACCACTGCACCCTTCGTATCGAGATAACCGTATTTTCCATTGTCAGAAAAAACGGCGTAACCATTCACGAACGGCCGTATTTCGGAATACTTTGTGTCAATTATTTTTTTTCCGGTGGAATCGATCAATCCGAATTTTCCTTTCAGCCGCACCGATGCATAGCCATTATAAAAAACGCCGATACTGTCGTAAACAGGCGGCACAAGATTTTTCCCGGTGGAATCGATGAGTGAAGGAATTCCATCATTATCCACGATGCAGGTTCCTTTCATGAAATAAACAGAGCGGGTGGATTTTGGCGGAAAAATTTCTTTGCCGGAAAGATCATAGCACCCGTTCAGCTCGTCTTTCTCTACAGTGAAAAAATTTTTCTGCAAATGAAAAACTTCAGTGAATACGGGTTGCAGAATTACTTTCCCGGTTGAATCAACAACGCCTGCGAGATCGTCTTCATTTTTTGTCTGGTAATATCCGCCACCGAGATCGTAAAAAAATTCAAACTGCGGCTGCACAATGAAGTTTCCTTTGGTATCAATGAGTCCGTACTTATCATTCTCACTCACGATTGCGCGCCCGCGATCGAAATCATCGGCCACATCAAACGTTGTCGGTATCACACGTTTTCCGGTTACATCAAGAAAACCATATTGCCCGTCCATCGAACGGCATCGGGCAAGGCCGGAATTGAAACGATACAAACCTGAACCGGGGCCAAGATCTTCCACAAGAACTTTCCCTGTTTTGTCAATGATGGAAGCGGTGTTCTGGTAAAGAACGATTTGTTTTCCCGAATGAGAGCCCACCGAAACAATTGCAAGCCCTTCATTGAAAGCTACCGCGTAATCATATTTCGGTTCGATGATCATTTTCCCTTTGACATCCATGTATCCGTATTTTCCTTTTTGTTTTACACGGAACATTCCATCGCCGTAAACAGGAATTTCTTCAAATGCAGGTTCTGAAATTATTTTTCCTGTAGTATCGGCAATGCCATAAATTCCCGGGGGAATTACTGCAGGTTCATCATCGAGATGAGGAAGGGTATCTGAAGTGGAATCTGCATTGCGCAGGAAAGGATAATAAAATCCATTGCTGAGATCATAATCAAAAATGTCGTCGTACTTCGGTTGAATAATAACTTCGCCATTCCTGTTGATGAGTCCCTCTTTCACATCCTGTCCGCCCTGCATGAGGGAAAGGAGCATCGCCATCTCATCAGTCGTATCATTCTGAATACATTTTCCTGCAGCGCCCATCATATCTTTGAAATCCTGCATGACCACGGGGCAAGTTAATTTTCCTTTGTTGTTTACAATTCCCAGCGCTTTTCCTTTCTGTACCACGCACAGATTATCGGTGTAGTAAAAAACTTTTTCGTATTGAGGAGTAATGAGAATTTTTCCTGTACCGTTCTCCATGAAACCGAATGCCTTATTTTTTTCGATGATGATGC
This DNA window, taken from Bacteroidota bacterium, encodes the following:
- a CDS encoding WG repeat-containing protein — encoded protein: MKKFFLAPLIITGVLLSSCSHNGKYMAYVKVKGKYGYINENGDMLIDAKYENAWSFIRGCAVVKENGKYGLINKEGNYIVKNEYDSMIPFSSSCIIIEKNKAFGFMENGTGKILITPQYEKVFYYTDNLCVVQKGKALGIVNNKGKLTCPVVMQDFKDMMGAAGKCIQNDTTDEMAMLLSLMQGGQDVKEGLINRNGEVIIQPKYDDIFDYDLSNGFYYPFLRNADSTSDTLPHLDDEPAVIPPGIYGIADTTGKIISEPAFEEIPVYGDGMFRVKQKGKYGYMDVKGKMIIEPKYDYAVAFNEGLAIVSVGSHSGKQIVLYQNTASIIDKTGKVLVEDLGPGSGLYRFNSGLARCRSMDGQYGFLDVTGKRVIPTTFDVADDFDRGRAIVSENDKYGLIDTKGNFIVQPQFEFFYDLGGGYYQTKNEDDLAGVVDSTGKVILQPVFTEVFHLQKNFFTVEKDELNGCYDLSGKEIFPPKSTRSVYFMKGTCIVDNDGIPSLIDSTGKNLVPPVYDSIGVFYNGYASVRLKGKFGLIDSTGKKIIDTKYSEIRPFVNGYAVFSDNGKYGYLDTKGAVVVEAKFEDAAVLVDPDRKEFE